The Stappia sp. genome window below encodes:
- the phnE gene encoding phosphonate ABC transporter, permease protein PhnE translates to MAVTHTADFDAAAVDDIASRHPQVFTRSAWKRYRAPLALVLIALYSVYCWWFFGIGKVLNDANWDIAGNYLADWVSYEVRPDFEIERDGAIFLEWSRFSPLGSDPDPDWISIETARMERTVAAPAAGSAATLDSKVSNSFMVPGAQGTQPDTAAPTADAGDTDADDADATSSGGGSSFSFMAPGAPTASRPAVPETAPKAPDTVVEEVITAATVTMGADNRIEIGPREVLLVRGSESVLVRLGEDDIVSVDGDLPDWAEQRRAGRKVVAYFGFAGRVEVDYDAVKVRHRFLGWENFVFDASSPFWGKSAGEVASLIVSGERIDPERSNLALAWNNILYNADWQHLDVWTKLLQTIVMAFVGTLFAGIVAFPLAFLAARNITRSRLINQINKRFFDFLRSVDMLIWALFFTRAFGPGPLAGISAIFFTDTGTLGKLYSEALENIDDKQREGVKSVGASPTSVQRFGVLPQVLPLFASQALYFWESNTRSATIIGAVGAGGIGLKLWEAMRTNQDWENVAYMVILILIVVFVFDGVSNALRSRLIGTQRH, encoded by the coding sequence ATGGCTGTCACGCATACCGCCGACTTCGACGCGGCCGCCGTCGATGACATCGCGTCCCGGCATCCGCAGGTCTTCACCCGGAGCGCCTGGAAGCGCTACCGGGCGCCTCTGGCGCTGGTGCTGATCGCGCTCTACAGCGTCTACTGCTGGTGGTTCTTCGGCATCGGCAAGGTGCTCAACGACGCCAATTGGGACATCGCCGGCAATTATCTCGCCGACTGGGTGTCCTACGAGGTGCGCCCCGATTTCGAGATCGAACGCGACGGGGCGATCTTCCTGGAGTGGTCGCGCTTCTCGCCGCTCGGCTCCGATCCCGATCCCGACTGGATTTCGATCGAGACGGCCCGCATGGAGCGCACCGTCGCGGCGCCGGCAGCCGGCTCCGCCGCGACGTTGGACTCCAAGGTCTCCAATTCCTTCATGGTGCCGGGCGCGCAGGGCACGCAGCCCGACACGGCCGCCCCCACCGCCGACGCAGGCGACACCGATGCTGACGACGCGGATGCCACGTCGTCGGGCGGCGGTTCCAGCTTCTCCTTCATGGCGCCCGGTGCGCCGACCGCCAGCCGGCCCGCCGTGCCGGAGACCGCGCCAAAGGCGCCCGACACGGTCGTGGAGGAGGTGATCACCGCCGCGACCGTCACCATGGGCGCGGACAACCGGATCGAAATCGGACCCCGGGAGGTCCTGCTCGTGCGCGGGTCGGAGTCGGTTCTTGTGCGGCTCGGCGAGGACGACATCGTGTCCGTCGACGGGGATCTGCCCGACTGGGCGGAGCAGCGGCGCGCGGGACGCAAGGTGGTGGCCTATTTCGGCTTCGCCGGTCGCGTCGAGGTCGATTACGACGCGGTGAAGGTGCGCCACCGGTTCCTCGGCTGGGAAAACTTCGTCTTCGACGCCAGTTCGCCCTTCTGGGGCAAGAGTGCCGGCGAGGTCGCCAGCCTGATCGTCTCGGGCGAGCGGATCGATCCGGAGCGCTCCAACCTGGCGCTGGCCTGGAACAACATTCTCTACAATGCGGACTGGCAGCATCTCGATGTGTGGACCAAGCTGCTGCAGACCATCGTGATGGCCTTCGTCGGCACGCTGTTCGCCGGGATCGTCGCCTTTCCGCTGGCCTTCCTGGCGGCGCGCAACATCACCCGCAGCCGGCTGATCAACCAGATCAACAAGCGCTTCTTCGACTTCCTGCGCTCCGTCGACATGCTGATCTGGGCGCTGTTCTTCACCCGCGCCTTCGGCCCCGGACCGCTCGCCGGCATTTCCGCCATCTTCTTCACCGATACGGGCACGCTCGGAAAGCTCTATTCCGAGGCGCTGGAAAACATCGACGACAAGCAGCGCGAGGGCGTGAAATCCGTCGGTGCGTCGCCGACCTCGGTGCAGCGCTTCGGGGTGCTGCCGCAGGTCCTGCCGCTCTTCGCCAGTCAGGCGCTGTACTTCTGGGAGTCGAACACCCGCTCGGCCACCATCATCGGCGCCGTCGGCGCCGGCGGCATCGGTCTCAAGCTGTGGGAAGCGATGCGCACCAATCAGGACTGGGAGAATGTCGCCTACATGGTGATCCTGATCCTGATCGTCGTCTTCGTCTTCGACGGGGTCTCCAACGCCCTGCGCTCGCGGCTGATCGGCACGCAGCGCCACTGA
- the phnD gene encoding phosphonate ABC transporter substrate-binding protein, with translation MLKSTLLGAVAAATLLLTGGAIAPVQAEDLKEFRIGILGGENEADRLRNFQCLTEKLPDVLGVEKVSLFPAADYDGVVQGLLGGTLDYAELGASGYAKVYLSDPKAVEPILTTIQTDGSTGYYSVMVAHADSGITSLEDMKGKKLGFADPDSTSGFLVPSVTLPEAIGGPIDGYFAETGFGGGHENLVLEVVKGTFDAGTTWASGVGDFKDGYTSGNLRKMVDKGILDMDDLVEIWKSPLIPNGPIVVRSSMSDDMKARFKAFMMALPESDKDCFSAIQGGDYAGFTEVNEDFYKAIIAARKAKIGS, from the coding sequence ATGCTCAAGAGCACTCTTCTTGGCGCGGTTGCGGCCGCCACGCTTCTTCTGACCGGCGGCGCGATCGCGCCGGTGCAGGCGGAAGACCTCAAGGAATTCCGCATCGGCATTCTGGGCGGCGAGAACGAAGCCGACCGTCTGCGCAACTTCCAGTGCCTGACCGAAAAGCTCCCCGACGTGCTCGGCGTGGAAAAGGTTTCGCTCTTCCCGGCCGCCGATTACGACGGCGTCGTGCAGGGCCTGCTGGGCGGCACGCTCGACTACGCGGAACTCGGCGCCTCGGGCTATGCCAAGGTCTACCTGAGCGATCCGAAGGCGGTCGAGCCGATCCTCACCACCATCCAGACCGACGGCTCCACCGGCTATTATTCGGTGATGGTGGCGCATGCCGACAGCGGCATCACTTCGCTGGAGGACATGAAGGGCAAGAAGCTCGGCTTCGCCGATCCGGACTCCACCTCCGGCTTCCTCGTCCCCTCCGTGACGCTTCCCGAGGCGATCGGCGGCCCGATCGACGGCTACTTCGCCGAGACCGGCTTCGGCGGCGGCCATGAGAACCTGGTGCTCGAGGTCGTCAAGGGCACCTTCGACGCCGGAACCACCTGGGCCTCGGGCGTGGGCGACTTCAAGGACGGCTACACCTCCGGCAACCTGCGCAAGATGGTCGACAAGGGCATCCTCGACATGGATGACCTGGTCGAGATCTGGAAGTCGCCGCTGATCCCGAACGGCCCGATCGTGGTGCGCAGCTCGATGTCGGACGACATGAAGGCCAGGTTCAAGGCCTTCATGATGGCGCTGCCGGAAAGCGACAAGGACTGCTTCTCCGCGATCCAGGGCGGCGACTACGCCGGCTTCACGGAAGTGAACGAGGACTTCTACAAGGCGATCATCGCCGCCCGCAAGGCGAAGATCGGCTCCTAA
- the phnC gene encoding phosphonate ABC transporter ATP-binding protein, whose amino-acid sequence MFKLEGVTRKFGANTAVKAVSLDIPDGQMVGIIGRSGAGKSTLLRMINRLIDPNGGRIVFGETEVSSLRGQALRDWQRDCAMIFQQFNLVPRLDVLTNVLLGRLNHRSSVKNLLGMFSRTERAMAIAALERLDIAQTALQPAGTLSGGQQQRVAIARALMQRPKMVLADEPIASLDPLNAQKVMDALKDINAREGITVITNLHTLDTARSYCERIVGMAQGEVVFDGTPEMLTSEAARRIYGADSQELSEAITSTSITAAPRAAKASEGALQPVYAG is encoded by the coding sequence ATGTTCAAGTTAGAGGGTGTCACGCGCAAGTTCGGAGCGAACACGGCGGTGAAGGCGGTGTCGCTGGATATTCCGGACGGGCAGATGGTCGGGATCATCGGGCGGTCGGGCGCGGGCAAGTCGACCCTGCTGCGCATGATCAACCGGCTGATCGATCCCAACGGCGGTCGGATCGTCTTCGGCGAGACGGAAGTATCGAGCCTGCGCGGTCAGGCGCTGCGCGACTGGCAGCGCGACTGCGCCATGATCTTCCAGCAGTTCAACCTGGTGCCGCGGCTCGACGTCTTGACCAATGTGCTGCTCGGCCGGCTCAATCACCGCTCCTCGGTGAAGAACCTGCTCGGCATGTTCTCGCGCACCGAGCGGGCGATGGCGATCGCCGCGCTGGAGCGGCTCGACATCGCGCAGACGGCGCTGCAGCCGGCCGGCACCCTGTCGGGCGGCCAGCAGCAGCGCGTCGCGATTGCGCGCGCGCTGATGCAGCGGCCGAAGATGGTGCTCGCGGACGAGCCCATCGCCTCGCTCGATCCGCTGAACGCCCAGAAGGTGATGGACGCGCTGAAGGACATCAACGCGCGCGAGGGCATCACCGTCATCACCAATCTGCACACGCTCGACACGGCGCGCAGCTATTGCGAGCGGATCGTCGGCATGGCGCAGGGCGAGGTCGTGTTCGACGGCACGCCGGAGATGCTGACGAGCGAGGCGGCGCGTCGCATCTACGGCGCCGACAGCCAGGAGCTGTCGGAAGCGATCACATCCACCAGCATCACGGCCGCGCCGCGCGCGGCCAAGGCATCCGAGGGGGCGCTGCAGCCGGTCTACGCCGGCTGA
- the phnE gene encoding phosphonate ABC transporter, permease protein PhnE: MSFATTAPPSAAAPDVPELSPEGALVERHYREQMARRRLYTWGGILAILVALSGSLWFANETNAGKFFDRLPYFFDFLGDLAPRDAMEVWRALFDLPSPYDDGSFKYNYPEGRVYLTETFYVPEYFYKMLETLNIALLSTLIGFTFGFLLCFVAAKNLVTNPWLRGAVRRLMEFLRAFPEIVIAGFFVAVLTLGPVPAIIAVSIHTVGALGKLFFEVVENADMKPDEGLRAVGATWFERVWFGIVPQVMPNFMSYALLRLEINVRASTIIGAVGGGGIGEVLRLSISRGHEAKTLAIILLLFLTIVAVDQFSAWLRRRLVGDQAFEFGR, translated from the coding sequence ATGTCGTTCGCGACGACCGCCCCGCCGTCCGCCGCCGCCCCCGATGTTCCCGAGTTGTCGCCCGAGGGCGCGCTGGTCGAGCGGCATTACCGCGAGCAGATGGCCCGCCGGCGCCTCTACACCTGGGGCGGCATCCTGGCGATTCTCGTCGCGCTGTCGGGCTCGCTGTGGTTCGCGAACGAGACCAACGCGGGCAAGTTCTTCGACCGTCTGCCCTATTTCTTCGACTTCCTGGGCGATCTTGCGCCGCGCGACGCGATGGAAGTCTGGCGCGCGCTGTTCGATCTGCCGTCACCCTATGACGACGGAAGCTTCAAGTACAACTATCCGGAAGGGCGTGTGTATCTCACCGAAACGTTCTACGTCCCGGAATATTTCTACAAGATGCTGGAGACGCTCAACATCGCGCTGCTCTCCACGCTGATCGGCTTTACTTTCGGCTTCCTGCTGTGCTTCGTCGCGGCGAAGAACCTGGTGACCAATCCCTGGCTGCGCGGCGCTGTGCGCCGCCTGATGGAGTTCCTGCGCGCCTTTCCGGAGATCGTGATCGCCGGCTTCTTCGTCGCCGTCCTCACGCTCGGTCCGGTGCCCGCCATCATCGCGGTGTCGATCCACACGGTGGGCGCGCTCGGCAAGCTGTTCTTCGAGGTGGTCGAGAACGCCGACATGAAGCCGGACGAGGGGCTGCGCGCGGTCGGCGCCACCTGGTTCGAGCGGGTGTGGTTCGGCATCGTGCCGCAGGTCATGCCCAACTTCATGAGCTACGCGCTGCTGCGGCTGGAGATCAACGTGCGTGCCTCGACCATCATCGGCGCGGTCGGCGGCGGCGGCATCGGCGAGGTGCTGCGCCTGTCGATCAGCCGCGGCCACGAGGCGAAGACGCTCGCCATCATTCTTCTCCTGTTCCTGACGATCGTCGCCGTGGACCAGTTCTCCGCCTGGCTGCGTCGCCGTCTCGTCGGCGATCAGGCCTTCGAATTCGGACGCTGA